One stretch of Saccharopolyspora erythraea DNA includes these proteins:
- a CDS encoding YqgE/AlgH family protein, with product MGTDTDVEPGMLLVAAPQLLDQNFRRTVVYIIHHRAEGTLGVVLNRPSEVSVDDVLPRWGPHASEPQSLFVGGPVEQRTAICLAALRTGVDVASVSGMIGVRGPIGLVDLDGDPADLVPRARGLRFFAGYAGWDADQLAGEIDRGDWLVVPALPDDVIAAPGPELWGRVLRRQGPPLAFLATHPGDVKVN from the coding sequence GTGGGAACGGACACCGACGTCGAACCCGGGATGCTGCTGGTGGCGGCCCCGCAGCTGCTCGACCAGAACTTCCGCCGCACGGTGGTGTACATCATCCACCACCGTGCGGAGGGCACCCTCGGAGTCGTGCTGAACCGGCCGAGCGAGGTCTCGGTCGACGACGTGCTGCCCAGGTGGGGGCCGCATGCCAGTGAGCCGCAGTCGCTGTTCGTCGGAGGCCCGGTCGAGCAGCGCACCGCCATCTGCCTGGCCGCGCTGCGCACCGGGGTCGACGTCGCATCGGTGTCGGGCATGATCGGCGTTCGCGGCCCGATAGGTCTCGTCGATCTCGACGGCGATCCCGCCGACCTGGTCCCGCGCGCGAGGGGGCTGCGCTTCTTCGCCGGTTACGCGGGCTGGGACGCGGACCAGCTGGCCGGGGAGATCGACCGCGGCGACTGGCTCGTCGTCCCCGCCCTGCCCGACGACGTCATAGCCGCGCCGGGACCCGAGCTGTGGGGCCGGGTGCTGCGCAGGCAGGGGCCGCCGCTGGCGTTCCTGGCCACGCACCCCGGGGATGTGAAGGTGAACTAG
- a CDS encoding esterase-like activity of phytase family protein: MVNRHAVTGVVAVALALTAAVPAHAADRVRLLGERTLPHAMDFQGTTVGGLSGIDYDPRTGAYVLISDDRSERQPARGYLADIPVTAGGLGPVALTATRPLLRPDGTTYPAGSLDPEDVRWDPRSGEVWWTSEGERQKGLIDPSVRSATLDGSATGELPLPPNLVMRPDSGPKQNEALEGLTFAADGSLLVSAMEGPLVQDGESPTFEHGALSRLTAQDRSGAVVAQVAYPLDKVFAQSPTGGFANNGVTAILADGDDPFRYLVMERSFVDGVGNSIRIYEVDARDATDVRDVASLAGADVTPVRKTLLADLSELGLSTVDNVEGMTWGPVLPGGERSLVLVSDDNFSAQQTTQVIALGVK, translated from the coding sequence ATGGTGAACAGACACGCGGTGACCGGAGTCGTGGCGGTCGCCCTGGCACTGACGGCCGCGGTGCCCGCGCACGCCGCCGATCGGGTGCGCCTGCTGGGCGAGCGCACGCTGCCGCACGCGATGGACTTCCAGGGCACCACCGTGGGCGGCCTCTCAGGCATCGACTACGACCCGCGCACCGGCGCATACGTGCTGATCAGCGACGACCGCTCGGAGCGGCAGCCTGCGCGCGGCTACCTCGCCGACATCCCGGTCACCGCCGGCGGGCTCGGTCCGGTGGCCCTGACGGCGACCCGGCCGCTTCTGCGCCCCGACGGCACGACCTACCCGGCGGGCAGCCTCGACCCCGAGGACGTCCGGTGGGATCCCCGCAGCGGTGAGGTCTGGTGGACCAGCGAGGGCGAGCGGCAGAAGGGGCTGATCGACCCGTCGGTCCGCAGCGCCACCCTCGACGGTTCGGCCACCGGTGAGCTGCCGCTCCCGCCGAACCTGGTCATGCGCCCCGACAGCGGTCCGAAGCAGAACGAGGCGCTGGAGGGCCTGACCTTCGCCGCCGACGGGTCGCTGCTGGTCAGCGCCATGGAAGGGCCGCTGGTGCAGGACGGCGAGTCGCCGACGTTCGAGCACGGCGCCCTGAGCAGACTCACCGCCCAGGACCGCTCCGGGGCCGTCGTCGCGCAGGTCGCCTACCCGCTCGACAAGGTGTTCGCGCAGTCGCCGACCGGCGGGTTCGCCAACAACGGCGTCACGGCGATCCTGGCCGACGGCGACGACCCGTTCCGCTACCTGGTGATGGAGCGCTCGTTCGTCGACGGCGTCGGCAACTCCATCCGGATCTACGAGGTCGACGCCAGGGACGCCACCGACGTCCGGGACGTCGCATCGCTGGCGGGCGCCGACGTGACCCCGGTGCGCAAGACGCTGCTGGCCGACCTGTCGGAGCTCGGGCTGAGCACCGTCGACAACGTCGAGGGCATGACCTGGGGGCCCGTCCTGCCCGGTGGCGAGCGCAGCCTGGTCCTCGTCAGCGACGACAACTTCTCCGCGCAGCAGACCACGCAGGTGATCGCGCTGGGCGTCAAGTGA
- a CDS encoding CCA tRNA nucleotidyltransferase encodes MSTSHHEPAAAPADDQARERDAQRNAVVELVRTAPVAEELAERFAAAGHRLYLVGGSVRDALLGRLGTDLDFTTDARPEQVRVLLDDWAETVWDTGIQFGTLGAYRHGTTVEVTTFRADTYDRVTRNPEVAFGDTIEGDLLRRDFTVNAMAIELPKRAFVDLHGGMADLVARRLDTPATPQESFADDPLRMLRAARFVSQLGFTPAPRVVDAMREMAGELLRITPERIQAELSKLLCGRHPREGVELLVDTGLAEHVLPELPAMKLEIDEHHQHKDVYRHSLVVLDQAIDLERAEDPDGEPDLVLRLAALLHDIGKPDTRRFEPGGGVSFHHHEVVGAKMTRKRLRALRYSKDVINDVSGLVYLHLRFHGYGEGQWTDSAVRRYVNDAGHLLSQLHKLVRADCTTRNRRKAAALQRSYDDLEARIARIAAEEDLAKVRPDLDGNEIMRLLGVDPGPVVGKAWKHLKDLRLDRGPMDHDEAVAELFRWAREQGIDVPEDR; translated from the coding sequence GTGTCCACCTCGCACCACGAACCCGCCGCCGCACCCGCCGACGACCAGGCCAGGGAGCGCGACGCACAACGCAACGCGGTCGTGGAGCTGGTGCGCACCGCACCGGTCGCCGAAGAGCTGGCCGAGCGCTTCGCCGCCGCGGGCCACCGGCTGTACCTGGTCGGCGGCAGCGTGCGCGACGCCCTGCTGGGGCGCCTTGGCACCGACCTCGACTTCACCACCGACGCCCGGCCGGAGCAGGTCCGGGTCCTGCTCGACGACTGGGCCGAGACGGTGTGGGACACCGGCATCCAGTTCGGCACGCTCGGCGCCTACCGGCATGGCACGACGGTGGAGGTCACGACGTTCCGCGCCGACACCTACGACCGGGTCACCCGCAACCCGGAGGTCGCCTTCGGCGACACCATCGAGGGTGACCTGCTGCGCCGCGACTTCACCGTGAACGCGATGGCCATCGAGCTGCCGAAGCGGGCGTTCGTCGACCTGCACGGCGGGATGGCCGACCTGGTCGCCCGGCGGCTGGACACCCCGGCCACGCCGCAGGAGTCCTTCGCCGACGACCCGCTGCGGATGCTGCGCGCCGCCCGGTTCGTCTCGCAGCTCGGCTTCACCCCCGCGCCGCGCGTGGTCGACGCGATGCGGGAGATGGCCGGTGAGCTCCTGCGGATCACCCCGGAACGGATTCAGGCCGAGCTGTCCAAGCTGCTGTGCGGGCGCCACCCGCGCGAGGGCGTCGAGCTGCTGGTGGACACCGGGCTGGCCGAGCACGTGCTGCCCGAGCTGCCCGCGATGAAGCTGGAGATCGACGAGCACCACCAGCACAAGGACGTCTACCGGCACTCGCTGGTGGTCCTGGACCAGGCCATCGACCTGGAGCGCGCCGAGGACCCCGACGGCGAGCCCGACCTGGTGCTGCGGCTCGCGGCGCTGCTGCACGACATCGGCAAGCCCGACACCCGCCGGTTCGAGCCGGGCGGCGGGGTCAGCTTCCACCACCACGAGGTGGTCGGGGCGAAGATGACCCGCAAGCGGCTGCGGGCGCTGCGCTACTCCAAGGACGTCATCAACGACGTCTCCGGGCTGGTGTACCTGCACCTGCGCTTCCACGGCTACGGCGAGGGCCAGTGGACCGACTCGGCGGTGCGCCGCTACGTCAACGACGCAGGCCACCTGCTGTCCCAGCTGCACAAGCTGGTGCGCGCCGACTGCACCACGCGCAACCGCCGCAAGGCCGCCGCGCTCCAGCGCTCCTACGACGACCTGGAAGCGCGGATCGCGCGCATCGCGGCGGAGGAGGACCTGGCCAAGGTCCGCCCGGACCTGGACGGCAACGAGATCATGCGGCTGCTCGGCGTGGACCCGGGGCCGGTGGTCGGCAAGGCGTGGAAGCACCTCAAGGACCTCCGGCTGGACCGGGGGCCGATGGACCACGACGAGGCCGTCGCCGAGCTGTTCCGGTGGGCCCGGGAACAGGGCATCGACGTGCCTGAGGACCGCTGA
- a CDS encoding DUF6049 family protein — MRFVLAAVIAVLLLGAVPVPQATAQNDDPHARLEVSKITPSVAGAGAPPEVTVSGTLTNTSSRAIHDVEARIQRGEPAATEAAAQRAVRDGSQTVAEQNFTSITGSLAPGQRVPFELRIPFTGPNSLQVTSPGVYPLLVNVNGRPAGGARARIDEAHFLLPVLAAPGAPPSAPPKPAPTTMLVPIVDYPRLSRGPVPGSRPVLMDDLLSESLAPGGRLYELVRAVGETAGPGSRLGNSLCFAIDPDLLATVRAMQTGYLVQQPSGGTVEGIGAGTARLWLSKLKEATAGRCVIPLPYSDADVVALGRAGLPDVIRGALDTSSRQLVQETLGVEPRKDVLWPVEGAIDEPAAGQVAAQAPDGPGITTALLRPEAISGPAPARVRGSGIAALSIDPLVASALDPLRDTARETTELSPQTGDGVVAAQNALGALAFRANTGSAPGGSVLVAPPRRWNVSGEDVRALLTGMDQLAAAGLVQPTSLPEPDAAKLPEVDLSYPVDAAGREIPRRVLNELAAQNYRVGDLFRAADREPAVNVQEADVTNPMRNALLRGASSAWRGNPDAARYWVNAGHRALDLEFSRVRLEEPNGKLTLGGESDNYIPLTVANDLPVTVSVVFRIPRTPGLETKDLGVLRIPAQGRRSFFLPTTVHRSGQFTLDISLATPSGTELGPPKRLRLESGAYGPVILVLTIIAASLLIVLSAFRVYRRFRNRVHRVAEANAAVADQPDAASQASEQPDTESPSTEQSSTGQSSNGQTGTESQTTPLTTTESDRSPG; from the coding sequence GTGAGGTTTGTGCTAGCGGCCGTGATCGCGGTGTTGCTGCTCGGCGCGGTCCCGGTACCGCAGGCGACCGCGCAGAACGACGATCCGCACGCCCGACTGGAAGTGTCGAAGATCACACCTTCGGTCGCGGGTGCGGGCGCGCCGCCGGAGGTGACCGTCAGCGGCACGCTGACCAACACCAGCTCCCGCGCCATCCACGACGTGGAGGCCCGCATCCAGCGCGGCGAGCCCGCGGCCACCGAGGCCGCCGCTCAGCGGGCCGTGCGCGACGGCTCGCAGACGGTCGCCGAACAGAACTTCACCTCGATCACCGGCAGCCTCGCCCCAGGTCAGCGGGTGCCGTTCGAGCTGAGGATCCCGTTCACCGGACCCAACTCGCTGCAGGTCACCTCGCCCGGCGTCTACCCGCTGCTGGTCAACGTCAACGGCAGGCCGGCGGGCGGCGCCCGCGCCCGCATCGACGAGGCGCACTTCCTGCTGCCGGTCCTCGCGGCGCCCGGCGCGCCGCCCTCGGCACCGCCCAAGCCCGCCCCTACGACGATGCTCGTCCCGATCGTCGACTACCCGCGCCTGTCCCGCGGGCCGGTGCCCGGCTCGCGACCGGTGCTCATGGACGACCTGCTGTCGGAGTCGCTCGCGCCCGGCGGCAGGCTCTACGAGCTGGTGCGCGCCGTCGGCGAGACGGCTGGGCCCGGCTCGCGGCTGGGCAACTCGCTGTGCTTCGCCATCGACCCCGACCTGCTCGCCACGGTTCGCGCGATGCAGACCGGCTACCTGGTGCAGCAGCCCAGCGGCGGCACGGTGGAGGGCATCGGCGCCGGTACCGCCCGGCTGTGGCTGAGCAAGCTGAAGGAGGCCACCGCCGGCCGCTGCGTGATCCCGCTGCCCTACAGCGACGCGGACGTGGTGGCGCTGGGCCGGGCCGGACTGCCCGACGTGATCAGGGGCGCGCTCGACACCAGCAGCAGGCAGCTCGTGCAGGAGACCCTCGGCGTCGAGCCGCGCAAGGACGTCCTGTGGCCGGTCGAGGGCGCCATCGACGAACCCGCCGCGGGCCAGGTCGCCGCCCAGGCGCCCGACGGCCCCGGCATCACCACGGCTCTGCTGCGCCCCGAGGCGATCTCCGGTCCGGCGCCCGCGCGGGTCCGCGGCAGCGGCATCGCCGCGCTGAGCATCGACCCGCTGGTCGCCTCGGCGCTGGACCCGCTGCGCGACACCGCGCGCGAGACGACCGAGCTCTCCCCGCAGACCGGTGACGGCGTCGTCGCCGCGCAGAACGCGCTCGGCGCGCTGGCCTTCCGCGCCAACACCGGCTCCGCTCCCGGCGGCTCGGTGCTGGTCGCGCCGCCGCGGCGGTGGAACGTCAGCGGCGAGGACGTCCGCGCGCTGCTGACCGGCATGGACCAGCTCGCGGCCGCGGGCCTGGTGCAGCCGACGTCGCTGCCGGAGCCGGACGCGGCGAAGCTGCCCGAGGTCGACCTGAGCTACCCGGTCGACGCCGCGGGGCGGGAGATCCCGCGCCGGGTGCTCAACGAGCTCGCGGCGCAGAACTACCGGGTCGGCGACCTGTTCCGCGCCGCCGACCGCGAGCCAGCGGTCAACGTCCAGGAAGCCGACGTCACCAACCCGATGCGCAACGCCCTGCTGCGGGGCGCGTCCAGCGCCTGGCGCGGCAACCCCGATGCGGCCCGGTACTGGGTCAACGCCGGGCACAGGGCGCTTGACCTGGAGTTCTCGCGGGTCCGGCTGGAGGAGCCCAACGGAAAGCTCACCCTCGGGGGCGAGTCCGACAACTACATCCCGCTGACCGTCGCCAACGACCTGCCGGTCACGGTCTCGGTGGTGTTCCGCATCCCGCGCACGCCCGGGCTCGAGACCAAGGACCTCGGTGTGCTGCGGATCCCGGCGCAGGGCAGGCGCAGCTTCTTCCTGCCCACCACGGTGCACCGCTCCGGCCAGTTCACCCTCGACATCTCGCTGGCCACACCGTCGGGCACCGAGCTCGGCCCGCCGAAGCGGCTGCGGCTGGAGTCCGGGGCGTACGGCCCGGTCATCCTGGTGCTGACGATCATCGCGGCCTCGCTGCTGATCGTGCTCTCGGCGTTCCGGGTCTACCGCCGCTTCCGCAACCGCGTCCACCGGGTGGCCGAGGCCAACGCCGCCGTGGCCGACCAGCCGGACGCCGCGTCCCAGGCTTCCGAGCAGCCGGACACCGAATCACCGAGTACCGAACAGTCGAGTACCGGACAGTCGAGCAACGGGCAGACGGGTACCGAGTCGCAGACCACTCCGCTCACGACCACCGAAAGTGACCGCAGCCCGGGCTGA
- a CDS encoding NUDIX hydrolase, which produces MPPTPGRSGGTQPGRRNRRRRRRLRTVDETSAGGLVVDDGRELAAIIGRLDRKGRLLWSLPKGHIEQGETPEQTAVREVAEETGITGRVVSAIGMIDYWFVAGNRRVHKTVHHFLLEAVRGELSDEDVEVTEVAWVPLGELEQVLAYADERRLVRRALTLLDGASDIAAGSRPARGSGTEPA; this is translated from the coding sequence ATGCCTCCGACGCCCGGCCGCTCCGGCGGTACCCAGCCGGGGCGTCGGAACCGGCGCCGGCGCCGCCGGCTGCGGACGGTCGACGAGACCTCGGCCGGCGGGCTGGTGGTCGACGACGGCCGGGAGCTCGCTGCGATCATCGGGAGGCTGGACCGCAAGGGCCGGCTGCTGTGGTCGCTGCCCAAGGGCCACATCGAGCAGGGTGAGACCCCGGAGCAGACCGCCGTGCGGGAGGTCGCCGAGGAGACGGGCATAACCGGCCGCGTGGTCTCGGCGATCGGCATGATCGACTACTGGTTCGTGGCGGGCAACCGCCGCGTGCACAAGACCGTGCACCACTTCCTGCTGGAGGCGGTGCGCGGTGAGCTTTCCGACGAGGACGTGGAGGTCACCGAGGTGGCGTGGGTGCCGCTTGGTGAACTGGAGCAGGTGCTGGCCTACGCAGACGAGCGGAGGCTGGTGCGGCGGGCGCTGACGTTGCTCGACGGCGCATCGGACATCGCGGCCGGTTCCCGACCGGCCCGGGGCAGTGGGACGGAGCCGGCGTGA
- a CDS encoding SdpI family protein produces MEPYPVLVTLAVQVILCAVLVLGGAALLFVGWRGLRGQLARNRYAGVRTPATLRSEEAFELANRAAAPAYLAAGATGVLAGAALPALATTFSVVLVAVIGVVGAFGLQVVGGVFGNRAAEAMPEPAPAAGCGGCAGGCCSALQQSS; encoded by the coding sequence ATGGAGCCTTACCCTGTTCTGGTGACGCTCGCTGTTCAGGTGATCCTCTGCGCGGTGCTGGTGCTCGGTGGCGCGGCACTGCTGTTCGTCGGATGGCGCGGTTTGCGCGGGCAGCTCGCCCGCAACCGCTACGCCGGAGTGCGCACGCCCGCGACCCTGCGCAGCGAGGAGGCGTTCGAGCTCGCCAACCGCGCCGCCGCCCCCGCCTACCTGGCGGCCGGTGCGACCGGCGTCCTCGCGGGCGCCGCGCTGCCCGCGCTGGCCACGACCTTCAGCGTCGTGCTCGTCGCGGTCATCGGCGTCGTCGGCGCCTTCGGCCTGCAGGTCGTGGGCGGTGTCTTCGGCAACCGGGCGGCGGAGGCCATGCCCGAGCCCGCTCCGGCGGCAGGCTGCGGCGGCTGCGCGGGCGGCTGCTGCAGCGCGCTCCAGCAGAGCAGCTAG